Proteins from a genomic interval of Pectinophora gossypiella chromosome 4, ilPecGoss1.1, whole genome shotgun sequence:
- the LOC126366319 gene encoding uncharacterized protein LOC126366319: MILRCGLLLMVLAFVRTTEYSYDYGLDNMVTEVERRYSYWPSVHNALLKLRKREVKGDAGLSEGGEVAPVASNQPTVAAPAASSPAAGAPIAAAAPAVPAAPAAPTSDGNVAPKPLPAKPELPKLPVTNDTAENHVTTNNESSQTAIPQAKPKQLDLKDSRVVMRGLIVFGGFLLLAVAYYIFYRRKGNKNDAGNTHNSIDANQFRYGVLQSEDRRDNLELSRVPLTMESDDDEDEDLEIFDLEQKKKSLSYVNLQTNDEDIVFHNSTHNGRDNDKDNLLLDIEDASTDTLINWSNNGNKSIL; the protein is encoded by the exons ATGATCTTACGTTGCGGTTTGTTGTTGATGGTGTTGGCTTTTGTGCGGACTACGGAGTACTCGTACGACTATGGATTAGATAATATGGTTACTGAGGTAGAGCGGCGATATTCTTACTGGCCATCAGTTCATAATGCGTTGTTGAAGCTGCGTAAACGCGAGGTGAAGGGTGATGCTGGGTTAAGCGAAGGCGGGGAGGTTGCGCCAGTGGCGAGCAACCAGCCGACGGTTGCAGCTCCTGCGGCCAGTTCACCTGCTGCCGGTGCCCCCATAGCCGCGGCAGCTCCTGCAGTCCcggccgcccccgccgccccaACCTCCGACGGAAACGTTGCACCAAAGCCACTGCCAGCCAAGCCGGAATTGCCAAAGC TTCCAGTGACAAACGACACAGCTGAGAATCACGTGACTACAAATAATGAGTCAAGTCAAACTGCAATACCTCAAGCAAAACCAAAGCAGCTGGACTTGAAGGACTCTCGAGTAGTTATGAGAGGTCTCATTGTCTTCGGAGGCTTTCTGTTGCTGGCCGTTGCATATTACATATTCTACAG GAGAAAGGGAAATAAAAACGATGCAGGCAACACACACAATTCGATTGACGCTAATCAGTTCCGCTACGGCGTCCTGCAGTCGGAGGACCGGAGAGACAACCTGGAGTTATCCCGAGTACCCCTCACGATGGAGTCTGACGACGACGAGGACGAAGACCTGGAAATATTTGACTTAGAACAGAAAAAGAAGTCCCTATCGTATGTAAACTTACAAACTAATGACGAAGACATTGTCTTTCACAACTCTACACATAATGGTAGAGACAATGACAAAGACAACCTGCTGTTAGACATAGAAGATGCATCTACAGATACCTTGATAAATTGGAGTAATAATGGTAATAAGTCAATATTATAA